The following are from one region of the Sorghum bicolor cultivar BTx623 chromosome 2, Sorghum_bicolor_NCBIv3, whole genome shotgun sequence genome:
- the LOC110432471 gene encoding uncharacterized protein LOC110432471, producing MAEYTSHTRARHGDDFDPATEPLDTEILMRAGGGKQHGRYYMAHSAIVPTTVPTLRQVRQASSTTSSDVPIRARQPSFQSQLAELRARQDSAEEAHQQEIARQNEAHRQELARQFKAFQQHQQRQMQDFANYFTSLQIPGVVTAPLPASLFAPLPPPGTVVQSLAQSHRSNPTPQDGASLGHGCQVQQTPQ from the exons ATGGCCGAGTACACCTCACATACTCGCGCGCGCCACGGGGACGACTTCGACCCCGCCACTGAGCCCCTCGACACAGAGATCCTGATGAGGGCTGGAGGAGGGAAGCAGCACGGGCGGTACTATATGGCCCACAGCGCCATCGTCCCGACCACTGTGCCCACGCTCCGCCAGGTGCGACAGGCGAGCAGCACGACCTCCTCCGACGTCCCCATACGAGCTCGGCAGCCGTCTTTCCAG TCCCAGTTGGCCGAGTTGCGAGCCAGGCAGGACTCCGCGGAGGAGGCCCATCAGCAGGAGATAGCGCGCCAGAACGAGGCCCATCGGCAGGAGCTGGCGCGCCAGTTCAAGGCGTTTCAACAACACCAGCAGCGTCAGATGCAGGACTTCGCCAACTACTTCACCTCCCTTCAGATCCCTGGTGTAGTCACGGCTCCGCTGCCTGCCTCGCTGTTCGCTCCACTCCCTCCTCCTGGCACAGTAGTACAGTCTCTA GCACAGTCGCACAGATCAAACCCGACTCCTCAAGACGGCGCTTCTCTAGGCCATGGGTGTCAGGTCCAGCAGACTCCAcagtag